The Halopseudomonas sabulinigri genome window below encodes:
- a CDS encoding acyl-CoA dehydrogenase family protein: MEIHFSPEQLAFRDEVREFLKQELPADIAQKVKLAKHLSKEDHERWQKILSKRGWYAPGWPVEHGGTTWGPIEKHIFDEESAAAGAPRLVPFGVNMVAPVIIKFGSEEQKATYLPRILDGTDWWCQGYSEPGAGSDLASLKTRAVRDGDHYIVNGQKTWTTLGQHANWIFCLVRTDPEAQQQRGISFLLIDMATPGITVRPILTLDGDHEVNEVFFDDVKVPVENLVGEENKGWTCAKYLLTHERTGLAGIGASKAALTNLKRIASKQQKNGKPLIEDALFRSQIAEVEMSLMAAEMSTLRIVAAASEGGVPGSESSILKVQGTEIRQAITHLMRKALGPYALPFLPEELELDYDGELLVDDYAASPASQYFNMRKLSIFGGSNEIQKNIVSKMILEL; encoded by the coding sequence ATGGAAATCCATTTTTCTCCCGAACAGCTCGCCTTCCGCGATGAAGTGCGTGAATTCCTGAAACAGGAGCTGCCTGCAGACATCGCTCAGAAGGTCAAACTGGCCAAGCACCTGAGCAAGGAAGACCATGAGCGCTGGCAGAAAATTCTGTCCAAGCGTGGCTGGTATGCGCCAGGCTGGCCGGTAGAGCACGGCGGCACTACTTGGGGCCCGATCGAGAAGCACATCTTTGACGAAGAGTCCGCCGCTGCCGGTGCACCGCGCCTGGTGCCGTTCGGCGTCAACATGGTGGCCCCGGTCATCATCAAGTTCGGCTCTGAAGAACAGAAAGCCACCTACCTGCCACGCATCCTCGACGGCACCGACTGGTGGTGTCAGGGTTACTCCGAGCCGGGCGCCGGTTCCGACCTAGCCTCGCTGAAGACCCGCGCTGTGCGCGACGGCGATCACTACATCGTCAACGGTCAGAAGACCTGGACCACCCTGGGCCAGCACGCCAACTGGATCTTCTGTCTGGTACGTACCGATCCCGAAGCCCAGCAGCAGCGCGGTATTTCCTTCCTGCTGATCGACATGGCGACCCCGGGCATCACCGTGCGTCCGATCCTGACCCTGGACGGCGACCATGAAGTCAACGAAGTCTTCTTCGACGACGTCAAGGTGCCGGTGGAAAACCTGGTGGGCGAAGAGAACAAGGGCTGGACCTGCGCCAAGTACCTGCTGACCCACGAGCGTACTGGCCTGGCCGGCATCGGCGCTTCCAAGGCAGCGCTGACCAACCTCAAGCGCATTGCCAGCAAGCAGCAGAAGAACGGCAAGCCGCTGATCGAAGACGCGCTGTTCCGCAGCCAGATCGCGGAAGTCGAAATGTCCCTGATGGCCGCCGAGATGAGCACCCTGCGTATTGTTGCTGCGGCCTCCGAAGGCGGCGTACCTGGCTCGGAAAGCTCCATCCTGAAAGTGCAAGGCACCGAAATCCGTCAGGCCATCACCCACCTGATGCGCAAGGCGCTGGGCCCCTACGCCCTGCCCTTCCTGCCGGAAGAGCTGGAGCTGGACTACGACGGCGAGCTGCTCGTCGACGACTACGCGGCCTCTCCGGCCTCGCAGTATTTCAACATGCGTAAACTGTCGATCTTCGGCGGATCCAACGAGATCCAGAAGAACATCGTCTCAAAAATGATTCTTGAGCTCTGA